The Mytilus galloprovincialis chromosome 4, xbMytGall1.hap1.1, whole genome shotgun sequence genome contains a region encoding:
- the LOC143070854 gene encoding uncharacterized protein LOC143070854 — translation MSLKAFLCLSLVGLVAAEAGQKGYSPKYNLKTYGNLLGPFLGGNRFQGNIGAGYPLNGLSGYGHGGYANNFYGLGSPLQYGSHVGYNSYGIQGGFPGYGFMNGMGLNVLSGYGNYGVYGNGVMPFKQYGFGRGLGGYGGYNNLIGSGTSAGLNAYGSYGMGGFSGIGGINGYGSYGIGGLNGYRSYGIGGLNGYGAYGLGSLNGYGSQSIDGFRNGKYGYSGVGGFGKFGGKKGTY, via the exons ATGTCACTTAAAGCTTTCCTGTGTTTGTCGCTCGTCGGACTAGTAGCTGCAGAGGCTGGTCAAAAAGGATACAGTCCTAAGTATAACCTGAAAACATATGGGAATCTGTTAGGACCATTCTTGGGTGGGAATAGATTTCAAGGAAATATCGGCGCTGGATATCCTTTGAATGGCCTATCTGGATATGGACATGGTGGCTATGCAAACAACTTTTATGGTTTAGGTTCACCATTACAATATGGCAGCCATGTCGGGTACAACAGCTATGGTATCCAAGGTGGATTTCCTGGATACGGGTTCATGAACGGAATGGGTTTGAATGTATTAAGTGGTTATGGAAATTACGGTGTTTATGGTAATGGAGTTATGCCATTCAAGCAATATGGATTTGGTCGAGGACTTGGCGGATACGGCGGGTATAACAACTTGATTGGTTCTGGAACATCTGCTGGTCTGAATGCTTACGGATCATATGGTATGGGAGGTTTTAGTGGAATCGGTGGAATCAATGGTTATGGATCATACGGTATTGGTGGTCTGAATGGTTATAGATCATATGGTATTGGTGGTTTGAATGGTTATGGAGCATATGGTTTGGGTAGTCTAAATGGTTATGGATCACAAAGTATTGATGGATTCAGAAACGGCAAATACGGATATAGTGGTGTTGGTGGTTTTGGTAAATTTGGAG GTAAAAAAGGAACATATTAG